One region of Haloprofundus salilacus genomic DNA includes:
- the hemC gene encoding hydroxymethylbilane synthase, translating to MSTHGTLRLATRGSDLALRQAASVQEALAGRRRDVELVEVETRGDQIQDELIHRLGKTGAFVRALDEKILSGEVDAAVHSMKDMPTEQPDELFVAGIPERAPAGDVLVTPDGRELDQLPEGATVGTSSLRRQAQLLNARPDLTVEPLRGNVDTRVEKLLAPALQREHEARVEADKDRKGNVGNDDYEPEYDERPEEWFESLSELQRNALGREVDTEYDAIVLAEAGLKRSGLDHHVAYVRLPRDRFVPSPGQGAIAVTSVDGDAADAIHKAIDHPRTRVETTVERTILSELGGGCVAPIGVFALVQGRHVHTRVQVLGRDGEETVESTRDLPVETHAVAAAEFAADLADRGAADLIRKAKRNADESTADEGGAREDEEEGEK from the coding sequence ATGAGTACTCACGGGACACTCCGCCTCGCGACGCGAGGGTCGGACCTCGCGCTTCGACAGGCCGCGAGCGTACAGGAGGCGCTCGCCGGGCGACGCCGCGACGTGGAACTGGTCGAAGTCGAGACCCGCGGCGACCAGATTCAGGACGAACTCATCCACCGCCTCGGCAAAACGGGGGCGTTCGTCCGCGCGCTCGACGAGAAGATTCTCTCGGGGGAGGTCGACGCCGCGGTCCACTCGATGAAGGACATGCCGACCGAACAGCCCGACGAGCTGTTCGTGGCCGGAATCCCCGAGCGCGCGCCCGCCGGCGACGTGCTAGTGACGCCCGACGGCCGCGAACTCGACCAACTGCCGGAGGGCGCGACGGTCGGCACCTCCTCGCTCCGGCGACAGGCGCAACTGCTCAACGCCCGCCCGGACCTGACGGTCGAACCGCTCCGCGGCAACGTCGACACGCGCGTCGAGAAACTGCTCGCCCCGGCGCTCCAGAGGGAACACGAAGCCCGCGTCGAGGCCGACAAGGACCGGAAAGGAAACGTCGGCAACGACGACTACGAACCCGAGTACGACGAGCGACCCGAGGAGTGGTTCGAGAGCCTGAGCGAACTCCAGCGGAACGCCCTCGGCCGCGAAGTCGACACCGAGTACGACGCCATCGTCCTCGCCGAGGCGGGCCTCAAACGCAGCGGTCTCGACCACCACGTCGCGTACGTCCGTCTCCCGCGCGACCGATTCGTCCCCTCCCCCGGACAGGGAGCCATCGCCGTAACGAGCGTCGACGGCGACGCCGCCGACGCCATCCACAAAGCGATCGACCACCCGCGGACGCGCGTCGAAACGACCGTCGAGCGCACGATTCTCTCCGAACTCGGCGGGGGGTGCGTCGCCCCCATCGGCGTCTTCGCGCTCGTCCAAGGTCGACACGTTCACACGCGCGTGCAGGTGCTCGGCCGCGACGGCGAGGAGACGGTCGAGTCGACGCGCGACCTGCCGGTCGAGACGCACGCCGTCGCCGCCGCCGAGTTCGCCGCGGACCTCGCCGACCGGGGCGCGGCCGACCTGATTCGGAAAGCGAAACGCAACGCCGACGAGTCGACGGCCGACGAGGGAGGCGCGCGGGAAGACGAAGAGGAAGGAGAGAAATGA
- a CDS encoding universal stress protein encodes MPDGPRILVPLRVLEGESLATGLATFLAPASVVVLGYYVVPEQTPPGQARMEFEELGQSKLDEVTDLFADDVETRLVFTRGEAQTVDRVADELDCEAYLIANPAPTVERVLVPLHPDVDIDHVARVVAPLVAGRDVEVTLFRAVSEDTDSSAEAAAEDPLVADARATLLDGGVSSDRISAAVVATDDPISDTADVAADHDAVVMGERTPSLRSFVFGEESDRVADRSLGPVVVVRREKMERGETT; translated from the coding sequence ATGCCTGACGGACCCCGGATTCTGGTCCCACTCCGCGTCCTCGAGGGCGAGTCGCTGGCGACGGGTCTAGCCACGTTTCTCGCCCCGGCGTCGGTCGTCGTCCTCGGCTACTACGTCGTCCCCGAACAGACGCCGCCGGGACAGGCACGCATGGAGTTCGAGGAACTCGGGCAGTCGAAACTCGACGAAGTGACCGACCTCTTCGCCGACGACGTGGAGACGCGACTGGTGTTCACTCGCGGCGAAGCGCAGACAGTCGACCGAGTCGCCGACGAACTCGACTGCGAGGCGTATCTCATCGCCAACCCTGCACCCACCGTTGAGCGAGTGCTCGTCCCGCTTCACCCCGACGTCGACATAGACCACGTCGCTCGTGTCGTCGCTCCGCTCGTCGCCGGGCGTGACGTCGAGGTGACGTTGTTCCGTGCGGTTTCCGAGGACACGGATTCGTCGGCCGAAGCCGCCGCTGAGGACCCGCTCGTCGCCGACGCGAGAGCGACGCTGCTCGACGGCGGCGTCTCTTCGGACCGGATTTCCGCGGCGGTCGTCGCCACTGACGACCCGATCTCGGATACCGCGGACGTCGCCGCCGACCACGATGCGGTGGTGATGGGCGAACGCACGCCGTCGCTCCGGTCGTTCGTCTTCGGCGAGGAGAGCGACCGCGTCGCTGACCGCTCGCTCGGTCCGGTCGTCGTCGTACGCCGCGAGAAGATGGAGAGAGGCGAGACGACGTAA
- a CDS encoding APC family permease, which translates to MSIADDVGEADKTVPTEAEAVETTAETTVYEERVELERTIGLTGALAIGIGTMIGAGIFVFPGLAAGRAGPAAAASFAIGAVVALAVALPTAELATAMPRSGGGYFFISRGLGSGFGTVVGTSLWLGLVFASAFYLVGFGSYAAAVLAEAGISLGGGLVTPLGLLFGVVLTGLSVTGTENAAKLQNAVVGLLLTILVTFLGYGSLSALGLIGSRAVPETFAPFGTAPILTTTALVFTSYLGFAQVATVAGEIKEPGRNLPLAMVGSVLVVGLLYVTTIFVSTSAFGSERLAGFGQTAVVEVARSFFGVAGAVAILFAGLLATFSSANASILSSSRAVYALSRDRLVPRWFGRLNLRYGTPHVALVAAGGPVLVLVAVGQVEVLAEVASFLHLVMYSLMCVALLVLRRSPPKWYDPSFRTPGYPVTPAVGALASFGLIFFMRPLSQVVGVLVMVASGGWYLYYARDVRLKGVF; encoded by the coding sequence ATGTCAATCGCGGACGATGTCGGAGAGGCGGACAAGACCGTCCCCACCGAGGCGGAGGCAGTAGAGACCACCGCCGAGACGACGGTGTACGAAGAGCGCGTCGAACTGGAACGTACCATCGGACTCACAGGTGCGCTCGCCATCGGCATCGGGACGATGATCGGCGCAGGCATCTTCGTCTTTCCCGGCCTCGCTGCCGGACGCGCCGGTCCCGCTGCCGCGGCGTCGTTCGCTATCGGCGCAGTCGTCGCACTCGCGGTGGCGTTGCCGACCGCGGAGTTGGCGACGGCGATGCCGAGAAGCGGCGGCGGCTACTTCTTCATCTCGCGCGGTCTCGGGTCGGGGTTCGGGACCGTCGTCGGAACGAGTCTGTGGCTCGGCCTCGTCTTCGCCTCGGCGTTCTACCTCGTCGGCTTCGGCAGCTACGCCGCCGCGGTGCTCGCTGAAGCCGGAATCTCGCTCGGCGGCGGTCTCGTGACGCCGCTCGGTCTCCTCTTCGGCGTCGTTCTGACGGGGTTGAGCGTCACGGGGACCGAAAATGCGGCCAAACTCCAGAACGCCGTCGTCGGTCTTCTACTCACTATTCTCGTCACGTTCCTCGGCTACGGATCGCTCTCGGCGCTCGGTCTCATCGGCAGTCGGGCCGTCCCCGAGACGTTCGCCCCGTTCGGCACCGCCCCGATTCTGACGACGACGGCACTCGTCTTCACCTCGTATCTCGGCTTCGCACAAGTGGCGACTGTCGCCGGAGAGATCAAAGAACCGGGTCGAAATCTCCCGCTCGCGATGGTGGGGTCGGTGCTCGTCGTCGGTCTCCTCTACGTGACGACCATCTTCGTCTCGACGAGCGCTTTCGGCAGCGAGCGACTCGCAGGGTTCGGACAGACGGCTGTCGTCGAGGTTGCCCGTTCCTTTTTCGGCGTCGCGGGGGCCGTCGCTATCCTCTTCGCCGGGTTACTCGCCACCTTCTCGAGCGCGAATGCGTCGATACTGAGTTCCTCGCGCGCCGTCTACGCGCTCAGCCGCGACCGACTCGTCCCACGGTGGTTCGGCCGACTGAACCTCCGGTACGGCACCCCGCACGTCGCGCTGGTCGCCGCCGGTGGACCGGTGCTCGTGCTCGTCGCCGTCGGCCAAGTCGAGGTGCTCGCGGAGGTCGCGTCGTTTCTCCACCTCGTGATGTACTCGTTGATGTGCGTCGCACTGCTCGTGCTTCGACGCTCGCCGCCGAAGTGGTACGACCCGTCGTTTCGGACTCCGGGTTATCCGGTGACGCCCGCCGTCGGCGCGCTGGCGAGTTTCGGGCTCATCTTCTTCATGCGCCCACTCTCGCAGGTCGTCGGGGTGCTCGTCATGGTCGCCTCCGGCGGCTGGTACCTCTACTACGCACGCGACGTTCGACTCAAGGGGGTGTTCTGA
- a CDS encoding uroporphyrinogen-III synthase: protein MSQEVRVAVFRPDDERLRDAIELLDSLGATPVADPMLAVEPTGAVPRDDADYAILTSKTGVELVADARWNPGETTLCAIGESTAEAMREHGYAVDLVPDEFSSTGLVETLRERVPGARVEVARSDHGSPVLTDGLEAAGSYVHETILYELVRPPESGTSAEMAAAGELEAALFTSSLTVEHFLDAAAERGLRDEAVTGLNDAVVGAIGEPTRETAEARGIAVDVVPDAADFEQLACASVEAAAPTYHE, encoded by the coding sequence ATGAGTCAGGAGGTTCGCGTCGCCGTCTTCCGCCCGGACGACGAGCGACTCCGCGACGCCATCGAACTGCTCGACTCGCTCGGCGCGACGCCCGTCGCCGACCCGATGCTCGCCGTCGAACCGACCGGAGCGGTCCCCCGAGACGACGCCGACTACGCGATACTGACGAGCAAGACCGGCGTCGAACTCGTCGCCGACGCCAGATGGAACCCCGGCGAGACGACGCTCTGCGCCATCGGCGAGAGCACCGCCGAGGCGATGCGCGAGCACGGGTACGCGGTCGATTTGGTCCCCGACGAGTTTTCGTCAACAGGGCTGGTCGAGACGCTCCGCGAGCGGGTGCCGGGCGCGCGGGTCGAAGTCGCCAGAAGCGACCACGGGTCACCTGTGCTGACCGACGGACTCGAAGCGGCCGGAAGCTACGTCCACGAGACGATTCTGTACGAACTCGTGCGGCCGCCCGAATCGGGAACGTCGGCCGAGATGGCCGCGGCGGGCGAACTTGAGGCGGCGCTCTTCACCTCGTCGTTGACGGTCGAGCACTTCCTCGACGCGGCCGCCGAGCGTGGCCTTCGAGACGAGGCCGTCACCGGATTGAACGACGCCGTCGTCGGCGCTATCGGGGAGCCGACGCGCGAGACGGCCGAAGCCCGGGGTATCGCCGTCGACGTGGTTCCCGACGCCGCCGACTTCGAGCAGCTGGCGTGCGCCTCCGTCGAAGCCGCCGCGCCGACGTACCACGAATAG
- the cobA gene encoding uroporphyrinogen-III C-methyltransferase, with protein MSDASDADDTERVASETAPGVVYLVGSGPGDPGLMTVKGRRLLDEADVVLHDKLPGPEILGQIPEEKREDVGKRAGGEWTPQEYTNKRLVELAREGKTVVRLKGGDPFVFGRGGEEAEHLANEGVPFEVVPGITSAVGGPAVAGIPVTHRNHASSVSFVTGHEDPTKEESAVNWAALAETGGTIVVLMGVRKLPDYVKALRDAGMDPETPVALVERATWPDMRVATGTLDTIVDVRDERGIEPPAITVVGDVAGTRERVLKFLRNESKPESEP; from the coding sequence ATGAGCGACGCGAGCGACGCAGACGACACTGAGCGTGTGGCGTCGGAAACCGCCCCCGGCGTCGTCTACCTCGTCGGCAGCGGCCCGGGCGATCCCGGCCTCATGACCGTGAAGGGGCGACGCCTGCTCGACGAGGCGGACGTGGTGCTCCACGACAAACTTCCGGGCCCCGAAATTCTCGGCCAAATTCCCGAGGAGAAACGCGAGGACGTGGGCAAGCGCGCCGGCGGCGAGTGGACGCCGCAGGAGTACACGAACAAGCGCCTCGTCGAACTCGCTCGCGAGGGAAAGACGGTCGTGCGCCTGAAAGGCGGCGACCCGTTCGTCTTCGGCCGCGGCGGCGAGGAGGCCGAACATCTCGCGAACGAGGGCGTTCCGTTCGAGGTCGTCCCCGGCATCACGTCGGCCGTCGGCGGTCCCGCGGTCGCCGGGATTCCGGTTACGCACCGCAACCACGCGTCTTCAGTCTCGTTCGTCACGGGTCACGAGGACCCCACGAAGGAGGAGTCGGCGGTGAATTGGGCGGCGCTCGCTGAAACCGGCGGCACCATCGTCGTGCTGATGGGCGTCAGAAAACTTCCCGACTACGTGAAGGCGCTGCGGGACGCCGGAATGGATCCCGAGACACCCGTCGCGCTCGTGGAACGGGCGACGTGGCCCGACATGCGCGTCGCCACCGGAACGCTCGACACCATCGTCGACGTGCGCGACGAGCGCGGCATCGAACCGCCCGCGATTACCGTCGTCGGCGACGTGGCCGGAACGCGCGAGCGGGTGCTGAAGTTCCTGCGAAACGAGTCGAAACCGGAGTCCGAACCATGA
- a CDS encoding single-stranded-DNA-specific exonuclease RecJ, translated as MPAGPVPELEARAEACAERLRDADSVLLASHIDADGLTSAAVAASALERAGIPFDTVFSKQLDADEIAAIAATDHETVLFTDFGSGQLDIIADHEAAGEFTPVVADHHQPADADTEFHLNPLLFGIDGASELSGAGVSYVLARALETGSRSDNRDLAALAVVGAVGDMQDSEGALHGANEGIVEEGVEAGVLEANTDLTLYGKQTRPLPKLLEYASDVRIPGISNDHAGSISFLDGLGLHLKADGEWRRWADLSAEERQTVASALVRRAVASGVPADRINSLVGTAYTLVDEETGTELRDVSEFSTLLNATARYDRADVGLAVCLGDRDGALDRAQKLLRNHRRNLSEGLQWVKNEGVTVEENVQWFDAGTRIRETIVGIVAGMAVGASGISRSKPIVAFAEKGDGEVKVSARGSHFLTRKGLDLSAAMRDASRAVGGDGGGHNVAAGATIPAGEREAFVAEVDLIVGEQLG; from the coding sequence ATGCCCGCCGGTCCCGTCCCCGAACTCGAAGCGCGCGCCGAGGCTTGCGCCGAACGGCTTCGCGACGCCGACTCCGTCCTGCTCGCCTCCCACATCGACGCCGACGGGTTGACGAGCGCCGCCGTCGCCGCGAGCGCGCTCGAACGCGCCGGAATTCCGTTCGACACCGTCTTCTCGAAACAGCTCGACGCCGACGAGATCGCCGCCATCGCCGCGACGGACCACGAGACGGTCCTCTTCACCGACTTCGGCAGCGGCCAACTCGACATCATCGCCGACCACGAGGCGGCGGGTGAGTTCACGCCCGTTGTCGCCGACCACCACCAGCCAGCCGACGCCGACACGGAGTTCCACCTCAACCCGCTCCTGTTCGGCATCGACGGGGCCTCCGAACTCTCCGGAGCGGGCGTGAGTTACGTTCTCGCGCGCGCGCTCGAAACCGGGAGCAGAAGCGATAACCGCGATTTGGCGGCGCTCGCCGTCGTCGGTGCGGTGGGCGACATGCAGGACTCCGAGGGCGCGCTCCACGGGGCGAACGAAGGCATCGTCGAGGAGGGCGTCGAGGCGGGCGTCCTCGAAGCCAACACCGACCTCACGCTGTACGGCAAGCAGACCCGACCGCTCCCCAAGTTGCTCGAATACGCCAGCGACGTGCGGATTCCGGGCATCTCGAACGACCACGCCGGTTCCATCTCGTTTCTCGACGGCCTCGGCCTCCACCTGAAGGCCGACGGCGAGTGGCGACGGTGGGCCGACCTCTCGGCCGAAGAGCGACAGACCGTCGCCAGCGCCCTCGTGCGCCGCGCCGTCGCCAGCGGCGTGCCCGCGGACCGAATCAACTCGCTCGTCGGGACGGCGTACACCCTCGTCGACGAGGAGACGGGGACCGAACTCCGCGACGTGAGCGAGTTCTCGACGCTTCTGAACGCGACGGCGCGCTACGACCGCGCCGATGTGGGTCTCGCCGTCTGTCTCGGCGACCGAGACGGCGCGCTCGACAGAGCGCAGAAACTGCTGCGGAACCACCGCCGGAACCTCTCGGAGGGACTGCAGTGGGTGAAAAACGAGGGCGTCACTGTCGAGGAGAACGTCCAGTGGTTCGACGCCGGAACGCGGATTCGCGAGACGATCGTGGGAATCGTCGCTGGGATGGCCGTCGGCGCGAGCGGTATCAGCCGCAGCAAGCCCATCGTGGCGTTCGCCGAGAAAGGAGACGGCGAGGTAAAGGTCTCCGCGCGCGGATCGCATTTCCTCACGCGGAAGGGACTCGACCTCTCGGCGGCGATGCGCGATGCCTCCCGCGCCGTCGGCGGCGACGGCGGCGGGCACAACGTCGCCGCGGGCGCGACGATTCCGGCCGGAGAGCGCGAAGCGTTCGTCGCCGAAGTGGACCTCATCGTCGGCGAGCAGTTGGGATAG
- a CDS encoding NAD-dependent epimerase/dehydratase family protein — protein MDVLIVGGTGLISTGITRQLVAAGHDVTLYNRDETDAEIPDTVTLIRGDRTEYERFEDQLGDRSFDAVVDMVCFSPADAESAVRTFSGSVDRYVFCSTIDVYSRPVSRMPLTEETPRHPPTSDYGRDKAAAEDVFFDAYEESGFPAVVLRPWHTYGEGGSLIHSLGDRPTYIDRIRAGKPVVVHGDGTSVWAPCHRDDVARSFVAAVEAKGSTVEGEAYHVTAEEHLTWNEYHRSVATALDAPEPELVHIPSDVLFELAPERTGGLRDHFQYSTVFDNAKAKHDLGHEQTVSWERGVRRTVAWLDENRRVDPWESDPLPDRIVGAWRKARESLVSEFDS, from the coding sequence ATGGACGTGCTCATCGTCGGCGGCACCGGCCTCATCAGCACGGGAATCACCCGCCAACTCGTCGCCGCCGGTCACGACGTGACGCTGTACAACCGCGACGAGACCGACGCCGAGATTCCCGATACTGTCACCCTGATTCGCGGCGACCGGACCGAGTACGAGCGATTTGAGGACCAGCTCGGCGACCGCTCCTTCGACGCCGTCGTCGACATGGTCTGTTTCTCGCCTGCGGACGCCGAGAGCGCCGTCCGGACCTTCTCGGGGTCGGTCGACCGCTACGTCTTCTGCTCGACCATCGACGTGTACTCTCGCCCCGTCTCGCGGATGCCGCTGACCGAGGAGACGCCGCGACACCCGCCGACGAGCGACTACGGCAGAGACAAAGCCGCCGCCGAGGACGTGTTCTTCGACGCCTACGAGGAGTCGGGCTTCCCGGCAGTCGTCCTTCGCCCGTGGCACACGTACGGCGAGGGAGGGTCGCTCATCCACTCGCTCGGCGACCGACCGACGTACATCGACCGCATCCGGGCGGGCAAGCCCGTCGTCGTCCACGGCGACGGTACGTCGGTGTGGGCGCCGTGTCACCGCGACGACGTGGCCCGAAGCTTCGTCGCTGCAGTGGAAGCGAAGGGGTCGACCGTCGAGGGCGAAGCGTACCACGTCACCGCCGAGGAACATCTGACGTGGAACGAGTACCACCGGAGCGTCGCCACTGCCCTCGACGCGCCGGAACCCGAACTCGTCCACATTCCGTCGGACGTGCTCTTCGAACTCGCGCCCGAGCGGACGGGCGGGCTTCGAGACCACTTCCAGTACAGCACTGTCTTCGACAACGCGAAGGCGAAACACGACTTGGGGCACGAACAGACTGTCAGCTGGGAGCGGGGAGTGAGACGAACCGTCGCGTGGTTGGACGAAAACAGACGAGTCGACCCGTGGGAGTCGGACCCTCTGCCGGACCGAATCGTCGGCGCGTGGCGCAAAGCGAGAGAGTCGCTCGTCTCCGAGTTCGACTCGTGA